A portion of the Melanotaenia boesemani isolate fMelBoe1 chromosome 2, fMelBoe1.pri, whole genome shotgun sequence genome contains these proteins:
- the mrps7 gene encoding 28S ribosomal protein S7, mitochondrial has protein sequence MAASISGLLKPWTPRVFLVRWSRYNPYYLEPEVRKEVYSQPESELSAEEKEQRELKTLRPIKAATSATSSSVFYDPVISKFINMIMKHGNKVLAREIMTETLENIKKKQVEKYHKAPEGKKEEIECNPYAIFHEALENCKPVVGLASIKKGGKFYQVPIPLSDNRRRFLAMKWMVTECRENKHRRTLMYEKLSQELLAAFEKEGNVVKKKHELHKMAEANRAYAHYRWW, from the exons ATGGCTGCTTCCATCTCGGGATTATTAAAACCTTGGACACCAAG AGTGTTCCTGGTGAGATGGAGCAGATACAACCCTTACTATCTGGAGCCAGAGGTCAGGAAGGAGGTGTACAGCCAGCCAGAGTCAGAGCTGAGTGCTGAGGAGAAGGAGCAGCGGGAGCTCAAAACGCTACGACCCATTAAAGCAGCCACCAGCGCAACCTCCAGCTCTGTCTTTTACGACCCAGTCATCAG tAAATTTATCAACATGATCATGAAACATGGGAACAAGGTGTTGGCTAGAGAGATCATGACAGAG ACACTGGAGAACATAAAGAAGAAACAGGTTGAGAAATACCATAAAGCTCCAGAGGGGAAGAAAGAAGAGATCGAGTGTAATCCCTACGCCATCTTTCATGAGGCCCTGGAGAACTGTAAGCCTGTTGTCGGGCTGGCCAGCATTAAGAAAGGTGGAAAGTTCTACCAG GTCCCTATTCCACTTTCAGACAACAGACGCCGCTTCCTCGCTATGAAGTGGATGGTCACAGAGTGCAGGGAAAACAAACACAGGCGCACACTCATGTATGAAAAACTCTCCCAGGAGCTTTTGGCCGCTTTTGAAAAGGAGGGCAACGTTGTTAAGAAGAAACATGAGCTGCACAAGATGGCCGAAGCCAACAGAGCTTACGCCCACTACCGCTGGTGGTGA
- the mif4gdb gene encoding MIF4G domain-containing protein B isoform X1, with the protein MRILLMTVTSMDVLTGASVPSIMDNSTEDYRIQSFDVETQILLKTALKDPSSVNLKKVSDVIVDQSLKDQMFSKEAGRICYTIVQAEAKQSSGNMFRTNLLNRLQQEFKDREAMRGHSLQEWVCYVTFICNIFDYLKVNNMPMVALVHPVYDCLMRLAKPDALMNEVEVDCLVLQLHRIGEQLEKMNSQRMDELFFLLRDGFLLQEGLASMTRLLLLEILEFRAGGWMLSSTAHKYYYSEIAD; encoded by the exons ATGCGGATACTTCTCATGACGGTTACGTCGATGGACGTGCTTACCGGGGCTTCAGTG CCATCTATAATGGATAACTCGACTGAGGACTACAGGATCCAGTCATTTGATGTGGAAACACAGATTTTACTAAAAACTGCATTGAAAG atCCAAGTTCAGTGAACCTGAAGAAGGTATCAGATGTCATTGTGGATCAGTCTCTGAAGGATCAGATGTTCAGTAAAGAGGCTGGACGTATTTGCTACACCATTGTGCAG GCCGAGGCCAAGCAAAGCAGCGGAAACATGTTCAGGACGAACCTGCTGAACCGACTGCAACAGGAGTTCAAGGATCGTGAAGCGATGAGGGGACACTCACTGCAGGAGTGGGTGTGCTACGTCACCTTCATCTGCAACATCTTTGACTACCTCAAG GTGAACAACATGCCGATGGTGGCCCTGGTCCATCCGGTGTATGACTGTCTGATGAGGCTGGCCAAACCAGATGCTCTAATGAATGAAGTAGAG GTGGACTGCCTGGTGTTGCAGCTGCATCGCATCGGAGAGCAGCTAGAGAAGATGAACAGCCAGCGGATGGATGAGCTGTTCTTTCTGCTGCGGGACGGCTTCCTTCTCCAGGAGGGACTCGCCTCCATGACacgtctgctgctgctggagatcCTGGAGTTCAGGGCCGGAGGCTGGATGCTCAGCAGCACCGCCCACAAATACTATTACAGCGAAATAGCAGACTGA
- the mif4gdb gene encoding MIF4G domain-containing protein B isoform X2 encodes MFATTAEPHKLPSIMDNSTEDYRIQSFDVETQILLKTALKDPSSVNLKKVSDVIVDQSLKDQMFSKEAGRICYTIVQAEAKQSSGNMFRTNLLNRLQQEFKDREAMRGHSLQEWVCYVTFICNIFDYLKVNNMPMVALVHPVYDCLMRLAKPDALMNEVEVDCLVLQLHRIGEQLEKMNSQRMDELFFLLRDGFLLQEGLASMTRLLLLEILEFRAGGWMLSSTAHKYYYSEIAD; translated from the exons ATGTTCGCCACCACAGCCGAGCCACACAAGCTA CCATCTATAATGGATAACTCGACTGAGGACTACAGGATCCAGTCATTTGATGTGGAAACACAGATTTTACTAAAAACTGCATTGAAAG atCCAAGTTCAGTGAACCTGAAGAAGGTATCAGATGTCATTGTGGATCAGTCTCTGAAGGATCAGATGTTCAGTAAAGAGGCTGGACGTATTTGCTACACCATTGTGCAG GCCGAGGCCAAGCAAAGCAGCGGAAACATGTTCAGGACGAACCTGCTGAACCGACTGCAACAGGAGTTCAAGGATCGTGAAGCGATGAGGGGACACTCACTGCAGGAGTGGGTGTGCTACGTCACCTTCATCTGCAACATCTTTGACTACCTCAAG GTGAACAACATGCCGATGGTGGCCCTGGTCCATCCGGTGTATGACTGTCTGATGAGGCTGGCCAAACCAGATGCTCTAATGAATGAAGTAGAG GTGGACTGCCTGGTGTTGCAGCTGCATCGCATCGGAGAGCAGCTAGAGAAGATGAACAGCCAGCGGATGGATGAGCTGTTCTTTCTGCTGCGGGACGGCTTCCTTCTCCAGGAGGGACTCGCCTCCATGACacgtctgctgctgctggagatcCTGGAGTTCAGGGCCGGAGGCTGGATGCTCAGCAGCACCGCCCACAAATACTATTACAGCGAAATAGCAGACTGA
- the mif4gdb gene encoding MIF4G domain-containing protein B isoform X3, which translates to MDNSTEDYRIQSFDVETQILLKTALKDPSSVNLKKVSDVIVDQSLKDQMFSKEAGRICYTIVQAEAKQSSGNMFRTNLLNRLQQEFKDREAMRGHSLQEWVCYVTFICNIFDYLKVNNMPMVALVHPVYDCLMRLAKPDALMNEVEVDCLVLQLHRIGEQLEKMNSQRMDELFFLLRDGFLLQEGLASMTRLLLLEILEFRAGGWMLSSTAHKYYYSEIAD; encoded by the exons ATGGATAACTCGACTGAGGACTACAGGATCCAGTCATTTGATGTGGAAACACAGATTTTACTAAAAACTGCATTGAAAG atCCAAGTTCAGTGAACCTGAAGAAGGTATCAGATGTCATTGTGGATCAGTCTCTGAAGGATCAGATGTTCAGTAAAGAGGCTGGACGTATTTGCTACACCATTGTGCAG GCCGAGGCCAAGCAAAGCAGCGGAAACATGTTCAGGACGAACCTGCTGAACCGACTGCAACAGGAGTTCAAGGATCGTGAAGCGATGAGGGGACACTCACTGCAGGAGTGGGTGTGCTACGTCACCTTCATCTGCAACATCTTTGACTACCTCAAG GTGAACAACATGCCGATGGTGGCCCTGGTCCATCCGGTGTATGACTGTCTGATGAGGCTGGCCAAACCAGATGCTCTAATGAATGAAGTAGAG GTGGACTGCCTGGTGTTGCAGCTGCATCGCATCGGAGAGCAGCTAGAGAAGATGAACAGCCAGCGGATGGATGAGCTGTTCTTTCTGCTGCGGGACGGCTTCCTTCTCCAGGAGGGACTCGCCTCCATGACacgtctgctgctgctggagatcCTGGAGTTCAGGGCCGGAGGCTGGATGCTCAGCAGCACCGCCCACAAATACTATTACAGCGAAATAGCAGACTGA
- the slc25a19 gene encoding mitochondrial thiamine pyrophosphate carrier, translated as MVGYDPGAKGAAFSPEEAALAGSAAGMVTRALISPFDVIKIRFQLQIEREGKYQGLFQATRCIYAEEGVSAFWKGHIPAQLLSICYGAVQFASFEFLTEVVHKSTAYDSQTAGVHFICGGLAACSATVVCQPLDTLRTRFAAQGEPKVYVNLRHAVSTMWRSEGALTFFRGLSPTLVAVFPYAGLQFFFYNVFKKLLVPPPKAGESGGSIRSLVCGSGAGMISKTITYPFDLFKKRLQVGGFEAARAQFGQVRSYRGLTECMVKIAKEEGVRGFFKGLSPSLVKAALSTGFTFFWYEFFLNVIHNFKERRTTNGHTKDLKER; from the exons ATGGTGGGCTATGATCCCGGAGCAAAGGGTGCTGCTTTCAGCCCAGAGGAGGCAGCCCTCGCTGGTTCAGCTGCTGGGATGGTTACCAGAGCCCTCATTAGCCCCTTCGATGTAATTAAAATCCGATTTCAG TTACAGATAGAGCGGGAGGGAAAGTATCAGGGACTGTTTCAAGCAACTCGCTGCATATATGCAGAAGAGGGAGTCTCTGCTTTCTGGAAGGGTCACATTCCGGCACAGCTCCTCTCCATCTGCTACGGGGCTGTCCAG TTTGCCAGTTTTGAGTTTCTGACGGAGGTTGTCCACAAGTCCACAGCATATGACAGTCAAACAGCAGGAGTTCACTTTATCTGTGGGGGCTTGGCAGCTTGCTCCGCTACAGTGGTATGCCAGCCTCTGGACACACTGCGGACGCGCTTTGCAGCTCAGGGAGAACCCAAG GTATACGTTAACCTGCGGCATGCTGTTTCCACGATGTGGCGTTCAGAGGGAGCTCTGACATTTTTCCGCGGCTTGTCTCCTACACTGGTGGCAGTGTTTCCTTACGCTGGACTGCAGTTCTTCTTCTATAATGTCTTTAAGAAACTGTTGGTACCTCCACCCAAAGCTGGAGAATCAGGAG GAAGTATTAGAAGCTTGGTCTGTGGAAGTGGAGCTGGAATGATCAGCAAAACCATTACTTACCCTTTTGACTTGTTCAAAAAGAGACTGCAGGTGGGGGGCTTTGAGGCAGCCAGAGCTCAGTTTGGACAG GTGAGGAGTTACAGAGGCCTGACAGAGTGCATGGTTAAAATAGCCAAAGAAGAGGGCGTCCGAGGCTTCTTTAAAGGCCTCTCACCAAGCCTTGTGAAGGCTGCACTGTCAACAGGCTTTACCTTTTTTTGGTATGAATTTTTCCTCAATGTCATACATAACTTCAAGGAGAGACGGACAACTAATGGCCACACCAAAGACCTGAAGGAGagataa